One region of Natronorubrum aibiense genomic DNA includes:
- a CDS encoding sodium-dependent transporter → MAQRESWATRTGFILAAVGSAVGLGNIWRFPYQVGEQGGAAFLVIYLLLIVGIGFPVILVEFVVGRHTERNPVGALKQIGSGVWTKIGWIFVTAGFVILSYYSVVAGWTLRYVFLGLQGEYTVDGAPDQFVQVASGLDAVFLHAIFMAAVIAIVALGIERGIELSVKIMVPAIIVISLGLAVYAFTLEGAGEAYAYYLSPEFSTIANNWTQILPAAIAQAFFTLSLGMGVMITYASYLGEDRNLAEDAGIIAVLDTGIAFIAGLIAFPILFTAGIPAGESGPALIFISLAAAFAELPLGGILGAIFFATVAIAALSSAISIMEVVVSYLIDERGVGRVPATVALGVAIFLVGTPAALDLIFVDLYDGFANSILLVLGGLLLSIFVGWIVPDLALDEVSKGVKNIGSLGLAWLWFIRIPVVVALILMVALNAWDYFGFLTGDFADWLNTNL, encoded by the coding sequence ATGGCACAACGTGAGTCATGGGCAACACGAACAGGCTTTATCCTTGCTGCAGTCGGCAGCGCAGTGGGATTAGGAAACATCTGGCGGTTTCCATACCAAGTGGGTGAGCAGGGGGGTGCAGCGTTTTTGGTTATATACCTTCTATTGATCGTTGGTATCGGTTTTCCAGTTATTCTCGTTGAGTTCGTCGTCGGACGGCATACAGAACGAAATCCGGTCGGTGCATTGAAACAGATAGGAAGCGGCGTGTGGACGAAAATCGGCTGGATTTTCGTCACAGCCGGGTTTGTGATCCTTTCCTACTACAGCGTCGTCGCCGGCTGGACGCTCAGATACGTCTTCCTTGGACTGCAAGGAGAATACACCGTCGACGGTGCGCCCGACCAGTTCGTCCAAGTCGCGAGCGGCCTCGATGCCGTTTTTCTGCACGCGATCTTCATGGCGGCGGTCATCGCGATTGTCGCCCTCGGCATTGAACGCGGGATCGAACTCTCCGTGAAGATAATGGTCCCGGCCATCATCGTCATCTCGCTCGGCCTCGCCGTCTACGCGTTCACGCTTGAAGGAGCAGGTGAAGCGTACGCGTACTACCTCTCGCCTGAGTTCAGCACGATCGCGAACAACTGGACGCAGATCCTTCCGGCAGCCATCGCACAAGCCTTCTTTACGTTATCACTCGGGATGGGCGTGATGATCACGTACGCGTCCTACCTCGGTGAGGATCGAAACCTCGCCGAAGACGCCGGAATCATCGCCGTCCTCGACACCGGAATTGCGTTTATTGCCGGTCTCATCGCGTTCCCGATTCTTTTCACAGCGGGTATTCCGGCCGGGGAGTCCGGACCTGCACTCATCTTCATCAGTCTCGCAGCGGCGTTTGCCGAACTACCGTTGGGCGGCATCCTCGGTGCGATTTTCTTCGCCACCGTCGCCATCGCTGCGCTCTCGAGTGCGATCAGTATCATGGAAGTCGTCGTCTCGTACCTGATCGACGAACGCGGCGTCGGTCGCGTTCCCGCAACGGTTGCACTCGGTGTCGCTATTTTCCTTGTCGGGACCCCGGCCGCACTGGACCTCATCTTCGTCGACCTCTATGACGGCTTCGCAAACAGCATCCTCCTCGTTCTCGGTGGCCTCTTGCTCTCGATCTTCGTCGGGTGGATCGTTCCGGATCTCGCACTCGATGAGGTCAGCAAAGGCGTCAAAAACATCGGATCGCTGGGGCTGGCGTGGCTCTGGTTCATTCGAATTCCAGTCGTCGTCGCGTTGATTCTCATGGTCGCTCTGAACGCCTGGGACTACTTCGGCTTCCTGACCGGTGACTTCGCCGACTGGCTGAACACGAACCTCTAA
- a CDS encoding glycerophosphodiester phosphodiesterase, giving the protein MRLIAHRGFAATAPENTIGALQSAAEYADAVEFDVRRCGSGELVVFHDETIDRVTDGVGAVADTTLEELRDHTVLESGERVPTLEDVLEALPPTVELNIEMKVTGIAADILDAIADVPNRVVTTSFLVSELRTIRDLDPEQPIGLLASRHLETPVTTAVELDCDVIGANYVRCLTTGLVSRATDVDLEIHAWTLERHAVATLLEWRGVDCVSADRPLRV; this is encoded by the coding sequence ATGCGTTTGATCGCCCACCGTGGATTCGCCGCGACGGCGCCGGAGAACACGATCGGCGCACTCCAGTCGGCGGCCGAGTACGCAGATGCCGTCGAGTTCGACGTTCGCCGCTGTGGCTCGGGCGAGCTCGTCGTCTTTCACGACGAGACGATCGACCGCGTCACCGATGGCGTCGGTGCCGTCGCCGACACCACGCTCGAGGAGCTTCGCGACCACACCGTCCTCGAGTCCGGCGAGCGGGTGCCGACGCTCGAGGACGTACTCGAGGCGCTCCCGCCGACGGTCGAACTCAACATCGAGATGAAAGTGACCGGTATCGCTGCGGACATCCTCGACGCCATCGCTGACGTCCCGAATCGGGTCGTGACGACCTCGTTTCTGGTGTCCGAACTGCGGACAATCCGCGACCTCGACCCCGAGCAGCCGATCGGTCTGCTGGCAAGTCGCCACCTCGAGACGCCCGTGACGACGGCCGTCGAACTCGATTGCGACGTCATCGGTGCGAACTACGTGCGGTGTCTAACGACCGGCCTCGTCTCCCGGGCGACCGACGTCGACCTCGAGATTCACGCGTGGACGCTCGAACGGCACGCGGTGGCAACGCTGCTCGAGTGGCGCGGTGTCGACTGCGTCTCGGCCGACCGACCGCTTCGAGTGTGA
- a CDS encoding DUF7525 family protein: MATESESTTDMSVGLALVLSAIATIGALVMFIGAPDVTAAWGFAAAMLFGSLAVVGIHLY; encoded by the coding sequence ATGGCTACGGAATCCGAGTCAACGACGGACATGAGCGTTGGACTGGCACTTGTGCTGAGCGCGATCGCGACGATCGGTGCGCTGGTGATGTTTATCGGCGCACCGGATGTGACGGCGGCATGGGGCTTTGCAGCCGCAATGCTCTTCGGTTCGCTCGCTGTCGTCGGGATTCACCTCTACTGA
- a CDS encoding SDR family oxidoreductase, with product MSPVTDFDVDFDDTVAVVTGASGALGSAVVERFRTAGATVCAVDVVAPDEEDSLLEPDSGVQFYEADLTDEDDVSRLVSAVVDDHDRIDHLCNIAGTWRGGDHIEDTDLEAFDLLMNVNLKTAFLASKHALPHLQETAGAIVSVSARSSLEGGEGDGPYRITKAGIRLLTETLAEENRGTVRANCVMPSVIDTPMNREMMPDADHDSWVDPADIANVIAFLCSEGAAVTSGAAVPVYGEA from the coding sequence ATGTCACCAGTTACCGACTTCGATGTCGATTTCGACGATACCGTCGCCGTCGTCACGGGTGCAAGCGGCGCGCTCGGGAGCGCCGTCGTCGAGCGATTTCGAACGGCCGGCGCGACCGTCTGTGCCGTCGACGTTGTCGCTCCCGACGAGGAAGACAGCCTGCTCGAGCCCGATTCGGGGGTCCAGTTCTACGAGGCCGACCTGACCGACGAGGACGACGTTTCTCGCCTCGTCTCGGCCGTCGTCGACGACCACGACCGGATCGACCACCTCTGTAACATCGCGGGCACGTGGCGCGGTGGCGACCACATCGAGGACACCGATCTCGAGGCGTTCGACCTCCTGATGAATGTCAATCTGAAGACGGCGTTTCTGGCCTCGAAACACGCCCTCCCCCACCTTCAGGAGACGGCGGGGGCAATCGTCAGCGTCAGCGCGCGGTCGTCGCTCGAAGGCGGCGAGGGCGACGGTCCCTACCGGATCACGAAAGCCGGGATTCGCCTATTGACGGAAACGCTTGCCGAGGAAAACCGCGGCACGGTTCGGGCGAATTGCGTGATGCCGAGCGTGATCGATACGCCGATGAACCGGGAGATGATGCCCGACGCAGATCACGACTCGTGGGTCGACCCGGCCGACATCGCGAACGTGATCGCCTTCCTCTGTAGTGAGGGGGCTGCAGTGACCAGCGGCGCTGCTGTTCCGGTCTACGGCGAGGCCTAA
- a CDS encoding response regulator, which translates to MNTRFEEPFELLLVEDNPGDIRLIQDAFDQLSIETTIHVTVDGNDALEFLSERYEREQAFVPDLILLDLNLPRMSGLEFLEAVQADSTFAPIPVLVVTSSAATEDILESYELAANAYLTKPTDPDEYAAMAEAVAAFWFQHAALPPLSP; encoded by the coding sequence GTGAATACTCGATTCGAAGAGCCGTTCGAACTGTTGCTCGTCGAGGACAACCCCGGCGATATCCGACTCATTCAGGACGCGTTCGACCAGCTCTCGATCGAGACGACGATTCACGTCACGGTCGATGGAAACGACGCACTCGAGTTCCTCTCGGAGCGATACGAACGGGAACAGGCGTTCGTTCCGGATCTCATCCTCCTCGATCTGAATCTCCCACGAATGAGCGGGCTCGAGTTTCTCGAGGCGGTGCAAGCCGACTCGACGTTCGCACCGATACCCGTTCTCGTCGTCACGAGCTCGGCCGCGACCGAAGATATCCTCGAGAGCTACGAACTCGCAGCGAACGCCTATCTCACGAAGCCGACGGACCCGGACGAGTATGCGGCGATGGCCGAAGCCGTCGCAGCCTTTTGGTTCCAGCACGCCGCGTTGCCGCCGCTGTCCCCGTAA
- a CDS encoding secondary thiamine-phosphate synthase enzyme YjbQ, whose protein sequence is MTRTTFSVETDSWLTTVDVTDRLADAVPDDLESGTLTAFVKHTTAGLLVQESEPRLRGDIESFLRDLVPDEGHAHDQLDGNADSHLRAALVGPDVTIPVENGELVLGTWQSVLLLECDGPRTRTVTVTTVGE, encoded by the coding sequence ATGACACGGACGACGTTTTCGGTCGAGACCGACTCTTGGCTGACGACCGTCGACGTAACCGACCGGCTTGCCGACGCCGTTCCCGACGACCTCGAGTCGGGGACCCTGACCGCGTTCGTCAAGCACACGACGGCCGGACTCCTCGTGCAGGAAAGCGAACCGCGGCTGCGCGGCGACATCGAGTCATTTCTCCGAGACCTCGTCCCCGACGAGGGCCACGCACACGATCAGTTGGACGGGAACGCGGACTCCCACCTTCGGGCGGCACTTGTCGGTCCGGACGTGACGATTCCGGTCGAAAACGGCGAGTTAGTGCTCGGAACTTGGCAGTCCGTGCTGTTGCTCGAGTGTGATGGGCCGCGCACGCGAACGGTCACGGTGACGACCGTCGGCGAGTAG
- a CDS encoding SpoVR family protein, with protein sequence MSKRNSNADRFRKQAIASDLEEPVTEARNLAQKLGLEPYPVKYWIIDYDEMNELIAYGGFQSRYPHWRWGMQYDKQQKQGQYGGGKAFEIVNNDNPAHAFLQESNTIADQKAVITHVEAHSDFFANNEWFGLFTGGRVDEDAVNAAAMLERHARAIDEYMSDPEIDRAAVEKWIDHCLSLEDNIDQHQVFKRRLDVDGPADAIDEDIAEKLDELGLSDEIKGEVFDDEWLEKLEENDVQTTFPEVPQKDLLAFVREHGKQYDDESGRAVEMEAWQRDILDMMRAEAYYFAAQKMTKVMNEGWAAYWESTMMTDETFAGDDEFMNYADHMAKVLASGGLNPYSLGMELWEYVENRTNRREVLERLLRIEGISWRNLMDVVDFEGVLETLEAPDAIDTITAETLDDIEAMPDEWVDHEALAAARAGEIDVDQYPWKVLTYEGLARRHYSLVKRQHRGFLTRVSQQELEQIGRYLFDDARYESVEEALADVEFTAGWDRMFDIRESHNDVTFLDEFLTQEFITENNYFTYEHSKATGQFHVASDAAEDVKKKLLLQFTNFGKPTIAVYDGNYNNANELLLGHQYNGVMLDLGQARETLKRIFELWGRPVNLLTIVKEVDDHDIEVAKRRNREPEPEERGKLLRYDGSEVTIEDVPWDEVDHLAADDVDYDTKPDEWLA encoded by the coding sequence ATGAGTAAACGCAACTCCAACGCGGATCGATTCCGCAAACAGGCGATCGCCAGCGACTTAGAGGAGCCGGTTACGGAGGCCAGAAACCTGGCCCAAAAGCTCGGCCTCGAGCCGTACCCAGTCAAGTACTGGATCATCGACTACGACGAGATGAACGAACTCATCGCCTACGGAGGGTTCCAGAGTCGATACCCTCACTGGCGGTGGGGGATGCAGTACGACAAGCAACAGAAACAGGGCCAGTACGGCGGCGGAAAGGCCTTCGAAATCGTCAACAACGACAACCCGGCCCACGCGTTCCTCCAGGAGTCGAACACGATCGCCGACCAGAAGGCCGTCATCACCCACGTCGAAGCCCACTCCGACTTCTTCGCGAACAACGAGTGGTTCGGCCTCTTTACCGGCGGTCGGGTCGACGAAGACGCGGTCAACGCCGCGGCCATGCTCGAGCGCCACGCCCGGGCGATCGACGAGTACATGTCCGATCCCGAGATCGACCGTGCGGCGGTCGAAAAGTGGATCGACCACTGTCTCAGCCTCGAGGACAACATCGACCAGCATCAGGTGTTCAAACGGCGACTCGACGTCGACGGCCCGGCCGACGCGATCGACGAGGACATCGCGGAGAAACTGGACGAACTCGGCCTCTCCGACGAGATCAAAGGCGAGGTCTTCGACGACGAGTGGCTCGAGAAACTCGAGGAGAACGACGTCCAGACGACGTTCCCCGAGGTACCCCAGAAAGACCTCCTCGCGTTCGTCCGCGAACACGGCAAGCAGTACGACGACGAGTCGGGACGGGCGGTCGAGATGGAAGCGTGGCAACGCGACATCCTCGATATGATGCGGGCGGAGGCGTACTACTTCGCCGCCCAGAAGATGACGAAGGTGATGAACGAAGGCTGGGCTGCCTACTGGGAGTCGACGATGATGACCGACGAGACCTTCGCCGGCGACGACGAGTTCATGAACTACGCCGATCACATGGCGAAGGTGCTCGCCTCCGGCGGGCTCAACCCCTACAGCCTCGGGATGGAGCTCTGGGAGTACGTCGAAAACCGAACGAACCGCCGCGAGGTCTTAGAACGCCTGCTGCGCATCGAGGGCATCTCCTGGCGGAACCTGATGGACGTCGTCGACTTCGAGGGCGTCCTCGAGACGCTCGAGGCACCCGACGCGATCGATACGATCACCGCCGAGACGCTCGACGACATCGAGGCCATGCCCGACGAGTGGGTCGACCACGAGGCGCTTGCAGCGGCCAGAGCGGGTGAGATCGATGTCGACCAGTATCCCTGGAAGGTGTTGACCTACGAGGGGCTGGCCCGACGGCACTACTCGCTGGTTAAACGCCAACACCGCGGCTTCCTGACTCGAGTCAGCCAGCAGGAGCTAGAGCAGATTGGCCGCTATCTCTTCGACGACGCACGCTACGAGAGCGTCGAGGAGGCGCTCGCGGACGTCGAGTTCACCGCGGGTTGGGATCGGATGTTCGACATCCGGGAGAGTCACAACGACGTGACGTTCCTCGATGAGTTCCTGACACAAGAGTTCATCACGGAGAACAACTACTTCACCTACGAACACTCCAAGGCGACCGGCCAGTTCCACGTCGCAAGCGACGCGGCCGAGGACGTCAAAAAGAAACTGCTCTTGCAGTTTACCAACTTCGGGAAGCCGACGATCGCGGTCTACGACGGCAACTACAACAACGCGAACGAACTCCTGTTGGGCCACCAGTACAACGGCGTCATGCTCGATCTGGGACAGGCCCGCGAGACGCTCAAACGTATCTTCGAGTTGTGGGGCCGACCGGTGAACCTGCTGACGATCGTCAAGGAGGTCGACGACCACGATATCGAGGTGGCGAAACGTCGAAACCGCGAACCCGAACCCGAAGAGCGCGGGAAACTGCTCCGATACGACGGCTCCGAGGTGACGATCGAGGACGTGCCGTGGGACGAGGTCGACCATCTCGCGGCCGACGACGTCGATTACGACACCAAGCCGGACGAGTGGCTCGCTTGA
- a CDS encoding HEAT repeat domain-containing protein, giving the protein MDGHGGKTMQQRRTAGDAFELPSVLAQLDTDDPTEQRAAVETIHDAIGDQPKACIPTVPKLRGLLEQPSFDDHERVAYCLAELAAESPSDVAPSVDVLVSFAADNPTEPATRELLRGLETLAAEQSAAVVDHVETLAAIVDRRSNDDRWGVRVFAQLSRERPAALEPAVPVLTDALATTPEVNGTPALSALGRLSKSEASLPTLEFVEHAVALIDHDEASLRNNAIGCLADVAYVAPSAVEPARTELTDALECDDPDTRANAAVALARIAIESPVTIEDARESLLALLEDDHERVRASACVALGHGGLEAAADRLAALASSDPSSTVRERADWALARVSETPN; this is encoded by the coding sequence ATGGATGGGCATGGGGGGAAGACGATGCAGCAGCGACGAACCGCTGGGGACGCGTTCGAGCTGCCGTCAGTTCTCGCACAACTCGATACGGATGATCCGACCGAGCAGCGGGCGGCCGTCGAAACGATCCACGACGCCATAGGAGACCAGCCGAAGGCGTGTATTCCGACTGTTCCGAAACTCCGCGGACTGCTCGAGCAGCCCTCGTTCGACGACCACGAACGGGTTGCGTACTGTCTGGCTGAACTCGCAGCCGAATCGCCGTCCGACGTCGCGCCGTCGGTCGACGTGCTCGTCTCGTTTGCTGCGGACAACCCGACCGAGCCGGCGACGCGCGAACTCCTTCGCGGACTCGAGACGCTCGCGGCCGAACAGTCGGCTGCCGTCGTCGATCACGTCGAGACGCTCGCGGCGATCGTCGACCGCCGTTCGAACGACGACCGCTGGGGCGTTCGTGTCTTCGCACAGCTCTCGAGGGAGCGGCCGGCGGCGCTCGAGCCGGCCGTCCCCGTACTGACCGATGCACTGGCGACGACTCCGGAAGTCAACGGGACGCCGGCGTTGTCGGCGCTGGGCCGACTGTCAAAATCCGAAGCATCGCTGCCGACGCTCGAGTTCGTCGAGCACGCGGTGGCGCTGATCGACCACGACGAGGCCTCGCTGCGGAACAACGCCATCGGCTGTCTCGCCGATGTCGCCTACGTCGCACCCAGCGCAGTCGAACCGGCTCGAACCGAGCTCACGGACGCCCTCGAGTGCGACGACCCGGACACGCGAGCCAACGCCGCGGTCGCGCTCGCTCGCATCGCTATCGAGTCGCCGGTGACGATCGAAGACGCACGCGAGTCGCTGCTCGCATTACTCGAGGACGATCACGAGCGCGTACGGGCGAGCGCGTGCGTTGCGCTCGGCCACGGCGGCCTCGAGGCGGCCGCGGATCGGCTCGCGGCGCTCGCGAGTTCGGATCCATCCTCGACCGTCCGTGAGCGGGCCGACTGGGCTCTGGCTCGCGTCTCGGAGACCCCAAACTAG
- a CDS encoding acyl-CoA carboxylase subunit beta translates to MEERIDELEDLREEARLGGGEARIEKQHDKGKMTARERIDYFLDEGTFTEFDQLRTHQTSQFGMEEKKVPGDGVVTGYGEVNGRTVFVFAHDFTVFGGSLGEVFAEKICKVMDMAMEVGAPIIGLNDSAGARIQEGVKSLAGFTEIFRRNQEASGVVPQISGIMGPCAGGAVYSPSITDFIFMVKDTSHMYITGPGVTKTVTGEEVTHEELGGAMTHAGKTGVAQFACESEEQALDDIKRLLSYLPQNNVEDPPRVEPWDDPDRRDEDLKNIVPPSPQKPYDMTNVIDSVVDEGSFFEVADNFAQNIVVGFGRLDGRSVGIVANQPRVNAGTLTVDASMKGSRFVRFCDSFNIPIVTFVDVPGYMPGTDQEHRGIIRHGAKLLYAFSEATVPLLTVITRKAYGGAYCVMASKNLGADVNYAWPTAEIAVMGPQGAVNILYRNELEESDNPDELRDELIEEYREEFANPYTATDKGFLDDVIVPTETRPRLIADLEMLETKREEQPDKKHGNIPL, encoded by the coding sequence ATGGAAGAGCGCATCGACGAACTCGAGGATCTTCGCGAAGAGGCTCGCCTCGGTGGCGGCGAAGCGCGAATCGAAAAACAACACGACAAGGGGAAGATGACCGCTCGCGAGCGGATCGATTACTTCCTCGACGAGGGCACCTTCACGGAGTTCGACCAGCTCCGAACCCACCAGACGAGCCAGTTCGGCATGGAAGAAAAGAAAGTGCCGGGCGACGGCGTCGTCACGGGCTACGGTGAGGTCAACGGCCGAACCGTCTTCGTCTTCGCACACGACTTTACCGTCTTCGGTGGTTCGCTCGGTGAAGTGTTCGCCGAGAAGATCTGTAAGGTCATGGACATGGCGATGGAAGTCGGCGCGCCGATCATCGGCCTCAACGACTCTGCTGGGGCACGTATTCAGGAGGGTGTCAAGAGTCTGGCCGGCTTCACCGAAATCTTCCGCCGCAATCAGGAAGCCAGCGGTGTCGTCCCGCAGATCTCGGGTATCATGGGGCCCTGCGCGGGTGGTGCAGTCTACTCGCCGTCGATCACCGACTTCATCTTCATGGTGAAAGACACGAGTCACATGTACATCACCGGGCCCGGCGTCACCAAGACCGTCACCGGTGAGGAAGTCACCCACGAGGAACTCGGTGGGGCGATGACTCACGCCGGCAAGACCGGTGTCGCCCAGTTCGCCTGCGAGAGCGAAGAACAGGCGCTCGACGACATCAAGCGCTTGCTCTCGTACCTCCCGCAGAACAACGTCGAGGACCCACCGCGTGTCGAGCCGTGGGACGACCCAGATCGCCGCGACGAGGACCTCAAGAATATCGTGCCGCCGAGCCCACAGAAGCCCTACGACATGACCAACGTCATCGACTCGGTCGTCGACGAGGGCTCGTTCTTCGAAGTCGCGGACAACTTCGCACAGAACATCGTCGTCGGCTTCGGTCGACTCGACGGGCGCTCGGTCGGTATCGTCGCCAACCAGCCGCGAGTCAACGCCGGCACGCTCACCGTCGACGCCTCGATGAAGGGGTCGCGGTTCGTCCGCTTCTGTGACTCGTTCAATATCCCGATCGTCACGTTCGTCGACGTTCCCGGCTACATGCCCGGGACGGATCAGGAACACCGTGGCATTATCCGTCACGGCGCAAAGCTGCTGTACGCCTTCTCCGAGGCGACCGTCCCGCTGCTCACTGTCATCACCCGGAAAGCCTACGGTGGGGCCTACTGTGTCATGGCCTCGAAGAACCTCGGCGCGGACGTTAACTACGCGTGGCCGACTGCCGAGATCGCCGTCATGGGGCCACAGGGTGCCGTCAACATCCTCTATCGGAACGAACTCGAGGAATCCGACAATCCGGACGAACTCCGTGACGAACTTATCGAGGAGTACCGCGAGGAGTTCGCCAACCCCTACACGGCGACGGACAAAGGCTTCCTCGACGACGTCATCGTGCCGACGGAGACGCGCCCACGCCTGATCGCCGACCTCGAGATGCTCGAGACGAAACGTGAAGAGCAGCCGGACAAGAAACACGGCAACATCCCACTGTAA